A single Mangifera indica cultivar Alphonso chromosome 20, CATAS_Mindica_2.1, whole genome shotgun sequence DNA region contains:
- the LOC123204111 gene encoding RING-H2 finger protein ATL48-like, translating into MVAMEPSLEDILEEKKRVRNPLVPVGALMTAGVLTAGLISFRQGNSHLGQKLMRARVVVQGATVALMVGTAYYYGGNPWKSS; encoded by the exons ATGGTTGCGATGGAACCCAGTTTGGAGGACATATTGGAGGAGAAGAAGCGAGTCAGAAACCCTCTTGTTCCTGTTG GTGCACTTATGACAGCAGGAGTGCTCACCGCTGGCTTAATTAGTTTCAGACAAGGCAATTCTCACTTGGGTCAGAAGTTAATGAGAGCAAGAGTGGTTGTCCAAGGTGCTACGGTGGCCCTCATGGTAGGCACTGCTTATTACTATGGAGGTAATCCATGGAAATCGAGCTAG